In the Candidatus Saganbacteria bacterium genome, ATCATTTTACCGCCGAGCATGGCATTTGACTTGCCCCCCCCACAGTAATATAATTTAGCAAATTGCTAATTAATAAAATGGGTTTTGATTGTTTGTTTGTGGGAAAAAACCATGACACAGAAAGACAGAACTAAAGAAAGACTGATTGAAGAGATAAAGCTCCAGCAAAAGCGGATAGCGGAACTTGAGACAACAAACGCTGAGCGCAAACGGGAGGCTGAAGAGGCGCGCCGCATGGTGACGGTGGTGCGCGACTCGAACGATGCGATCACGATCCATGATTTTGATGGGCGGATCACCGCCTGGAACCACGGAGCCGAGCTGATGTTCGGCTATAGCGAAAAAGAGGCGTTGCAGATGACTATTTGGCAACTCGCCCCTCCCAATAAAGCGGCAGAGCAAAAGGATTTTAACCGCCGGCTTTTTGCGGGTGAAAAGGTCTACTCGTTTGATACCCAGCGGCTGACCAAAGACGGGCGCCTGCTCGACGTCTGGCTGACGGTAACGAAACTGGTGGACGATGCGGGAAAAGTAATTGGTATTGCCGCTACAGAACGCGATGTCACAGAGCGCAAAAAAACGGAGAAGGAGAAAAAGGCCGCGGAAGAATCAAAGATCGCCACAGAGATAAAGTCGAAGTTCACATCCATGGTCTCGCACGAACTGAGGAGCCCGCTCGCGGCCATTAAGGAAGGTGTAAATCTCGTAGTCGAAGGCTTGATAGGGGATATCAATGATAAGCAGAAGGACATGCTTACCCTCGTCAAAAATAATGTCGACAGATTAGCGCGCCTGATCAATAACGTCCTGGATTTCCAGAAGATACAAGCAAAGGGAATGGAATTTAAACTCCTGCCGAACGACATCAATGAAGTAGCGTCTGAAGTCGCCAAAACTATGAATGTCATGGCGGAAATCAAACAGTTGAGCATTACAACAAACTTCGATGATAATGTCCCTAAGATCAAGTTCGATAAAGACAGGATCAACCAGGTGATCACCAATTTAGTGAGCAACGCGATAAAACTCACCGAAAAAGGAAGTATCGTTATCGGTACAAAAGCGGAGCATGACGAGGTGCATGTAATGGTGCAGGATACAGGCCCGGGGATCAAGAACGAGGACATACAAAAGCTCTTTCAGCCGTTTGAGCAGCTGGACAGCGCAAGAGACAGGAAAAAAGGCGGCTCCGGGCTGGGACTGGCCATTTCAAAAGATATCATCACCGCGCATAAGGGGAATATATGGGCCGAGTCTGAATTCGGCAAAGGAGCGACTTTTCATTTCACCCTGCCGGTAAAATAACGCGGGAGAAGTTATGGCAAAGAAAATCCTGGTAATTGACGACGAATCTGATCTGCTCAAGGTCACATTGGTAAGATTAGAGGCGACCGGATATGAAGTGTGCGGCGGTGTCGACGGCCAAGAGGCGCTGGAACTTGCAAAAAAATATGCGCCCGATCTGATAATACTTGATGTGTACCTGCCCCTGATTAACGGGGATGAGGTCGCCAAAATATTGAAAAAGGATGAGGAGTTAAGGCATATCCCGGTAATTTTGATCTCCGCTACCACCAGATCTCTTTCTGAAAGAGCAGGGGAGAGCGGGGCGAGCGGTTTTCTTGCAAAGCCGTTTGAGCCTGAAGAGTTGATCGGTTTGATCAAAAAGATCCTGGGATAAATGAAAGGTCAAGAATCTCCCTACCCCTTTATTTCACCAATGCCGTCAAGTTCCGCGATGAGTTTTTCAAGTTCGCTGTAGCCTTTGTCTATCTTTACCTGATGAACATGCGCCTGTTTCTGCAACCGCTGTATCTCCTGCCACTCATTTTTTGCGCTTGCTTGCGCTATTATCAGATTCAATGATTCCAAAGCGGTCTCTTCATCATCAATTGTCTTTTCAACCTCTTTTGTCTTTGCTATTATTTGTTTACGCTTATTATTTATGTCATGTTCAATGCGCGGCGATTCATTCTTTGCCTGTTTTTTTGCCTTTTTCGGTTTTTTCCCTTCTTTTTCCCAGCCGGCATTATCCAAAAAGTCCTGATAAGTACCGTTATAGAACATGGCTTTATCTTCATTGAACACTATCAGTTTTTTTGCGAGATGATGCAGGAACATTTCGCTGTGGGTGACTATCACTACTGCGCCGGGAAATTCATCCAGAGCCGCTATCATGGAATCGCAGGATTCAACATCAAGGTGGTTCGTCGGTTCGTCCAGTAAAAGGATATTGGTCGGCGTCAGCAATATCTTCGCGAGAGACACCCTGCTTTTTTCCCCGCCTGAAAGGACCGATATTTTTTTTAATGCCAGATCGCCCGTGAACATCATTGCTCCGCACGTGCGCCTTATTTCCGTCTTGCTCAGGTCCGGCCTGAGCCTTGTCAGTTCTTCTTCTATTGTCAGTCCAGGATCAAGCCTCTCGATGTTCGTCTGGCCAAAATAGCCCATTTTGCAATTGGGATTATGGACAATTTCTCCTTCAACCGGGTTCAGTTCGTTAGCCAGCAGCCTTAAAAGCGTTGATTTGCCTTTTCCGTTCTTGCCGACGACGCATATCCTGTCTTTTTTTCCTATCGAAAAAGAAAGTCTTTTTATCAGCATATTGCCGGGCGTATAGCCGAAACTGAGATCTTCGACATTTATCAGATGAGATGAATGTGTTTCAAACCCGTTGAACCTGAAACCCAGTTCGGTTATTGTCGAGAGCTCTTCCTTTTTACCCATTTTGTCCAGG is a window encoding:
- a CDS encoding PAS domain-containing sensor histidine kinase, which produces MTQKDRTKERLIEEIKLQQKRIAELETTNAERKREAEEARRMVTVVRDSNDAITIHDFDGRITAWNHGAELMFGYSEKEALQMTIWQLAPPNKAAEQKDFNRRLFAGEKVYSFDTQRLTKDGRLLDVWLTVTKLVDDAGKVIGIAATERDVTERKKTEKEKKAAEESKIATEIKSKFTSMVSHELRSPLAAIKEGVNLVVEGLIGDINDKQKDMLTLVKNNVDRLARLINNVLDFQKIQAKGMEFKLLPNDINEVASEVAKTMNVMAEIKQLSITTNFDDNVPKIKFDKDRINQVITNLVSNAIKLTEKGSIVIGTKAEHDEVHVMVQDTGPGIKNEDIQKLFQPFEQLDSARDRKKGGSGLGLAISKDIITAHKGNIWAESEFGKGATFHFTLPVK
- a CDS encoding response regulator, translating into MAKKILVIDDESDLLKVTLVRLEATGYEVCGGVDGQEALELAKKYAPDLIILDVYLPLINGDEVAKILKKDEELRHIPVILISATTRSLSERAGESGASGFLAKPFEPEELIGLIKKILG
- a CDS encoding ABC-F family ATP-binding cassette domain-containing protein yields the protein MLQVCNLSLTFGDQTLFDDIGFNIHSGERIGLVGRNGSGKTTLFKLITGEMSPDEGHLSLPKNYTVGYLKQHLRFYEPTVLQEACLGLRPQEQDQIWKAEKILSGLGFSEEEMYRSPLEFSGGFQVRLNLAKVLLAEPHLLLLDEPTNYLDIISIRWLTRFLRNWENELMLITHDRDFMNSVTTHTIGIHRHKMKKIEGDTVKLFEQIAVEEEVYERTRLKENRKREEAMEFINRFRALAARASLVQSRIKALDKMGKKEELSTITELGFRFNGFETHSSHLINVEDLSFGYTPGNMLIKRLSFSIGKKDRICVVGKNGKGKSTLLRLLANELNPVEGEIVHNPNCKMGYFGQTNIERLDPGLTIEEELTRLRPDLSKTEIRRTCGAMMFTGDLALKKISVLSGGEKSRVSLAKILLTPTNILLLDEPTNHLDVESCDSMIAALDEFPGAVVIVTHSEMFLHHLAKKLIVFNEDKAMFYNGTYQDFLDNAGWEKEGKKPKKAKKQAKNESPRIEHDINNKRKQIIAKTKEVEKTIDDEETALESLNLIIAQASAKNEWQEIQRLQKQAHVHQVKIDKGYSELEKLIAELDGIGEIKG